The genomic interval TCCCGCACGCGCGCAGCGGTGCTAAACTTGATGTCGCGCCCCTTTTCGAGTTGTCCGACAAACGGACGGTCATTCAGGGCCTTCTCTCCGAAGTCCCATTTCGACATCTCATGACGCTTGCAGAACGCCTGAATTTCGGTGAGCAGGTTATCCATGACGCCGACATTAGGTTGGATAAAACCAACTGTCAACGCTGGATACGTCCTCCCTTCGCAAAAAGTTCGGATTGGTCCAACTATCTGGGCGTGTCAGACGAACCAGATATTGAGACGATCAGGTCCAATCTCCGCGCCGTGATGAAGGCGCGGGATGTGAAGCCGACCACGCTTTCGCTACGGGTCGGTAAGAACCGAACCCTGGTCAAAGACCTTCTCGAAAAATCGAAGGACATCCAAATCGGAACGCTGTCGAAGTTGTCCAGCGCTCTAGATGTCCCCCTTGCAGACTTGCTGGCGGCGCCTAGAGTCTCCGTCGTGGGATATATCGGTGCTGGGGGTGAGATCATTTTCGAGGACATGGGGCACGAAGATTCGGTGCTGCGACCGCCCGGTATATCCGGAACGCTGATCGCCCTTATTGTTAGAGGCTCGTCGATGTTGCCACGCTACCGGGAAGGCGACATCATCTATATCCAGCGCGAGCACGACGGGGTGCTGCCCGAGTATGTCGGGGAGGATTGCGCCGTTCGTCTCAGCACGGGCGAAACCTACATCAAGCAGCTTATAAAGGGCAGTGAAGAAGGTCGCTTCACCCTGCTATCGCTTAATGCGCCACCGATTGAGAACGTGGAGATCGAATGGGCTACTATCGTGCGCTTCGTTTTGCCTGGTGCCTCGCGCCGATTGCTGTCCTAGCCAGCTGCGACGACCGCATGAGCCGGGCCGATCTGGAAAGCGCGGCAGTGTGGGCAGAAGATCAGGCTTCAATCAATCATGATGAGA from Aurantiacibacter spongiae carries:
- a CDS encoding S24 family peptidase; this translates as MSDEPDIETIRSNLRAVMKARDVKPTTLSLRVGKNRTLVKDLLEKSKDIQIGTLSKLSSALDVPLADLLAAPRVSVVGYIGAGGEIIFEDMGHEDSVLRPPGISGTLIALIVRGSSMLPRYREGDIIYIQREHDGVLPEYVGEDCAVRLSTGETYIKQLIKGSEEGRFTLLSLNAPPIENVEIEWATIVRFVLPGASRRLLS